Genomic segment of Streptococcus pneumoniae:
AATCATCTAAAAGAAGAACTTGATTACCGTTTATTGACAGTCAGTCGTCTGGCTATTGAGAAACGATTGGATTTACTCATTTCAGCCATAGCCAAGGCCAGTCAGGAACTGCCTCAGCTCCATTTAGATATTTATGGCGGTGGCAATCCTTCGCCTTATGAGGAGTTGATTGATTCTTTGGGGATTGAGGATAAGATTTCTTTAAAAGGATATACCGAGAATATCCTAAAATACTATTCTCAATATGATGCCTATATCAGTACGTCGCCAAGTGAATCTTTTGGTCTATCCATATTTGAAGCATTGAGTCAAGGCTTGCCTTTTATCTTTCGGAATGTTCCGTATGGAAATCAAGAAGCTTGGAACGAGAACGGTCTATTGGTTGAAGGAGAGACAGACGAGGAGGTGATAGAAAACATGGCAAATGCGATTGTGCAATTCTATAAAGAAGATCATCATGCAGAGTACCGACGAAATAGCTTATTAAAAGCAAGAGAGTACGGCAAAGAAAATGTGAAACAAAAGTGGAAAGAACTTTTGGAAACAATCTAAAACGGGGTAAAAATAATGGAAAAAAAGAATAAATATAGTATCCGTAAGTTTAAAGTGGGAGTTGGCTCGGTTCTGATTGGTTTTGCTTTGGCAGGGGGTGTTATGACACCTGTCTATGCAGCTGAGACAGGTGATGCTTCTACTACAACGACAAAAGAAATACCCAATGATCATGATACCTATGAAACTGCAGCAGTGAAAGACTATCTGATTACTGAAAATGTGGATCAGGAATATGGTCAAGGTGATACATCAGAACCAAATGCTAATCGCCGTGTGACGATTGAAGTGGGTACTAAGCCAGTTGTTGAAGATAAGGTGGTAGATGGTAAGGATGTTACCGCTACGACAAACTACATGGTGCGTTATCCTCTGTTGAATGCAGAGACACCTTCTAATGCCAATAATGATGTTGTGGAGGCAACAGAAGCTGCCAAAACAGATAATTATAAAGAATTAGTCATTCCTTATGAAGAAGTGACAGTTAAAAATTATACAGGTCCACAAGATGCTCTTATTCTACAAGGATTTGGTGAAGAAGGAAAATTAGACCTAAATAAATTCCTGGAACCTATCAGCAATGATTGGAATAAAAATACCGTGGACACAAAGCGTGCGGTAGAGTTTCGTTTCACAGATGATGCTGGAAATACCACATACTTTAGGGTTTTTCCAGGAGCAGACGGTAGCATTCGTCCGGATGATCTGATCTATCGTGATGCAAGTAGCAATACCTTTACGGACACTATTGCTTTCCCAATTAATAGTGCTATTGGCAAAGCCTATACCAGTGTTCCAGGAACAACAGACTTTTGGGCGCATAGGAAACGTTTGGATAATGACTTGACAGTTGGTCTGTATAAGTATTTTACTAAAGTTTTGAATCCTTTAGAAAATCCAGACTTCCCAGAAGATCGTTCAATGGATAACCAATTGTACTTCTACAATGGTGAAAAAGGCAAGGATATGAAATTAGATGTTTCATATCGTTACTACTATTCCGCAGAGAAACCAAATTTCTCAAATGGGGCTCCAAATACAGGTGTTTGGGGAGGAGCAAACTACGATCCAAGTAAACCAAATATTTGGGAGACAATTGGTAGTATCACGCTTAAACCACATATCAAGTATCTAACGACAAATGGTCAGTATAGTTCTGAACCGACCCCTTATATCCCTATATCTTCTAAATACTGGTATCGTAATCTTTACTCCATCGATATTTCTTCTAAGACCAGAACTGAGGGTGAGTATACCATTAATACTACCTATAAGTATGATCCAGAGACGGGTGAAGTTTCTGTCTTAAACGAAGAAAAGATTAAGACATCAGAGTTACCAACGAATCCTAACACTACCATCTTTAATGCAGAGATGATTGGTCTGAGTCTTCCGAAGTTCAATCAGGCAGAAGGGGCAACTGAACCAGAAAAAGGTGGCATTTCGATTTCTGAAAATCCCTTGCTAAAACTTGTTTCAGATGCGAACTTCAATGTGAACAAGGCCTATCTTGTTGAGTTGTATAAGAAGATTTATGGAGCAAGTTCAGAGACAGATAAAGATCGGATTGCAGCAGCTCTTCTTACATACAGAGATCTAAATCTTGTTCGCCGTCCAGGTGATATGGATGATCCGACACATCTATATGGAAACAATAATCTTCCTTATCGTACGGACGTTCGCAATCAGATTCAAAGGGAGCTTGCTTCTTATCTAGAGAATGCACAGGCAGCTCGTTCAGCTGTCTTGGTACCTAATGTTAGAGTACGCCACTGGATTCGAAATAAATCTGATGATGGATCTACCTTGATTCGTGAAGAGGAAAAAGGACCAATTACTCGCCTGGATGAATACTATACAAAAGGTGCATCAGAGCTTCTTGAGCAAGGATATCGTTATATTCGTGCTGAGCATACAGATCAGCAGTATATCTACAAATTGAAACAAGAAAATCTCTATTTTGATGAGTGGGAAAAGATTCGTTTTAATAGAGTAAGATATGAGATTACTGCAACCGAAACGATGGGAACTGTTGCGCCACCATTCTTTGCTGCAAGTGGTTACCCAGGATCAGGCTTTACGGTTGATTATGGTTTCTTCCCATTTGTAGAAGCGGTGAGTGATGAGCGTGCAGAAGAAGTTCGTAATGATCCAAACAGCGAATACAGAGTGTACGATCGAGCTCGTCATGTGCGTACGATTGATGTCTATTATGATGAAGTACCAACAGTAACGAAGACAGAGGAAAAAGGTCAAGTTTTTGTTCACTATGTGGATGAAAATGGGAAGACCATTAAGGCTGACAAGGTTTATGATGAAGTTGTGGTCAATCATATCACGACAACAACCTATCCAAAACGAGAAAAAGAAGTTGTTACAACACCAACCAATGAACAATATGATGTAGAGCCGGATAAGGATGCTACGATTACCTTTGAAAACTTTGAGTACACGTTTAAAGAAGTGAAAGATAATGTAGCATTAAGTGATACAGTCCCAGTAGGTGAAACGCACATCACTTATATCTACAAGGTTGTTCCTCAGATAGAGGAAAAAGAAGTTGTTGGTAGTGTATCTGTCTCTTATCGTACCGTTGGTGGAACGCTGATTAAGCCTAAAGCATCAGTTATTGATGATACGGTTATCTTCAGAGAGAAAACCATCAAAACGCCGACTTCAACTTCAAAAGAAACAGAAAGAAACACTGTTTCGTACACCACTACTGCCAAAGATATGGAAGAAGTGGATGGTGTAACCTATCAATTAGTAGGTATTGCGCCAAATTCTGCCCCAGTGACTGGTACTGTTAAAGAAAATGAGCAAGAAGTTATTTATCTTTATGCACCAGTTCAAGAAGAAGTTATTAAGACAGAAACCAAAGGTAGCGTTATTGTTCGTTATGTAGATATGGATACTGATGTGGAAATCCATAATCGTGATACGGTTGTGACAGATGGTCTCGTAAGTACGGAGACGCGGACGATTAAACGCTATGCAGATAAAGATGGCTTGTTCCAAGTGCTTTCGGATGATACAGTAACCACGCCAACAGGAGCGACTTATGATAGTAGTTCTAAGAGATTGCCAACCATTGATGCAAATGGTGGAACTTACTACTTTGTTGAAGTTGATAAATCTGAAACAGGTGATCTTCAAGAAGGGCTAACGGTCATTACCTATAAATACCGTAAACCAAAAGTAGGTATGCAGGATGTGACAGGACAAGTAACCGTTCACTATGTTATTAGTGGTACAACAACTGTTCTGAAAGACCCTGTTGAAACCATGAAGAACACTGTTGTGAAGTCGACAACGACAACGACTCGTCCAGATGGCACTAGCACATCAACAGATGTGAACTATGAGGTAGCTTACAATACGGTACCACTAGCACCAGCTATCTTAACAAAAGATAATGTTGAGTATGCATTAGTTGTTGTTCCTAACAATAGCACAGGTACAGTTGTTGAAGGCAACACAGATGTAACTTATGAGTATCTTCCACGAATTGTGAATGAAAAACATGAGGAAGTGAAGGGTTCAGTTGTTGTTCATTATGTGGATGAAGCAGGAACACAACTCCAACCAAATAATAAGTTAGTGACAGACGTTGTGGTGAAAACGAAAGATACTACGATTTACCGTGACCAAGAAGAGCCAGTAGTGAAGGAGACCAACTATGATAGTCCTTACACAGCTCATCGTGAAGAAATATTGTCATACAACGGTAAGACCTATGAACTTGTTCGTGTATCAATGAGTAATACGGTTGGCGAGGTAGATGTCGTTCCATCGGATGCACACATCGGCGGTGAAACTGGATCGGTTGTTGAAGGTGTAACGGATGTGATTTATGTGTACCGTGAAAAACAACCAGAGCAACCTACACCGATTCCAGTCCCAGAATCTGAGAGCGCAAAAGCACCAGGTTCAGTTCTTGTCACATATGTAGATGAAACAGGTAAGGAAATCAAGGCTTCTGTCTATGATGAAAAGAATCAGCCAGCAGATAGTGATTATGATACAAAAGTAGATAATCGTCCAACAAAACTCCTTAGTGATTCTGGAGAAATCTATGAACTTGTTCCTGCAGGTACATATCAAGTAGGTACAGTTGACAATGACGGTCACTTAGTGGGAACGGACTCTGTTACTGGTATGATTGTAGCTGGTAAGACAATGATGGTCACTTATGTCTACAAGTTGAAGGTGGATACTCCTCCAACGACTGAAATTCCAGAGCAACCAGAATCAGGTGAGGGTGAATTGCCACCACAACCAGATGGTGAGAAACCAGGCAGCTATGTGCCATTCGTGCCAAATGACCCATCGAATCCAGATCCGAAAAATCCAAATCCAAACATGCACATTCCAGAAGTACCGTATGATGAAACTCCAGAGGATCCAAGTGATGATCCACGATTGCCAGATGTTCCAGGTTACATCCCAGTTGATCCGAACGATCCAACAAATCCACTGCCAGAAGATCCAAATGGAGGCTATGTTCCACCAACGCCAACGGATCCGAAGAATCCAACCGCGATTCCATATGTGCCAGCAGGTAGCGTTACCGTTCATTATGTGAATGAAGAAGGCGAAGTGATCAAACTTCCAACCATGGACACCGTGAAAGCCCCAGTTGGTGCTACCTACAACACCAACGAAGACGGTAAGGAAATCCCAACTGAGATTAAACTAGCTAAGGAAACTTACGTTCTAGTCGGTGTGAAAGATGGCGATAAGGAAACAGGAACGATTGTCAAAGGCAATATCGATGTGACCTATGTCTACAAGTTGAAAGTGGATACTCCTCCGACAACGGAAATTCCAGAGCAACCAGAATCAGGTGAGGGTGAATTGCCACCACAACCAGATGGTGAGAAACCAGGCAGCTATGTGCCATTCGTGCCAAATGACCCGTCAAATCCAGATCCGAAAAATCCAAATCCAAACGTGCACATTCCAGAAGTACCGTATGATGAAACTCCAGAGGATCCAAGTGATGATCCACGATTGCCAGATGTTCCGGGCTACATCCCAGTTGATCCGAACGATCCAACAAATCCACTGCCAGAAGATCCAAATGGAGGCTATGTTCCACCAACGCCAACGGATCCGAAGAATCCAACTGCCATTCCATATGTACCAGCAGGTAGCGTTACCGTTCACTATGTGAATGAAGAAGGCGAAGTGATCAAACTTCCAACCATGGACACCGTGAAAGCCCCAGTTGGTGCAAGCTACAACACCAACGAAGACGGTAAGGAAATCCCAACTGAGATTAAACTAGCTAAGGAAACTTACGTTCTAGTCGGTGTGAAAGATGGCGATAAGGAAACAGGAACGATTGTCAAAGGCAATATTGATGTTACTTATGTCTACAAGTTGAAGGTGGATACTCCTCCGACAACGGAAATTCCTGAGAAACCAGAATCAGGTGAGGGTGAATTGCCACCACAACCAGATGGTGAAAAACCAGGCAGCTACGTGCCATTCGTGCCAAATGATCCATCAAATCCAGATCCGAAAGATCCAAATCCAAACGTGCACATTCCAGAAGTGCCGTATGATGAGACTCCAACGGATCCAAGTGATGATCCACGCTTGCCAGATGTTCCAGGTTACATCCCAGTTGATCCGAGCGATCCAACGACTCCACTGCCAGAAGATCCAAACGGTGGCTACATTCCACCAACGCCAACGGATCCGAAGAATCCAACGGCTATTCCATATGTGCCAGCAGGTAGCGTTACAGTTCACTATGTGAATGAAGACGGCGAAGTCATCAAGCTTCCAACTATGGATACCGTGAAAGCCCCAGTTGGTGCAAGCTACAACACCAACGAAGACGGTAAGGAAATCCCAACTGAGATTAAACTAGCTAAGGAAACCTACGTTCTAGTCGGTGTGAAAGAGGGCGATAAGGAAACAGGAACCATTGTCAAAGGCAATATAGATGTGACCTATGTCTACAAATTGAAAGTGGATACTCCTCCGACAACGGAAATTCCTGAGAAACCAGAATCAGGTGAGGGTGAATTGCCACCACAACCAGATGGTGAGAAACCAGGTAGCTATGTGCCATTCGTACCGAAAGATCCATCAAATCCAGATCCGAAAGATCCAAATCCAAACGTGCATATTCCAGAAGTGCCGTATGATGAGACTCCGACAGATCCAAGTGATGATCCGCGCTTGCCAGATGTTCCAGGTTACATCCCAGTTGATCCGAACGATCCAACAAATCCACTGCCAGAAGATCCAAATGGAGGCTATGTTCCACCAACGCCAACGGATCCGAAGAATCCAACCGCGATTCCATATGTGCCAGCAGGTAGCGTTACCGTTCATTATGTGAATGAAGACGGCGAAGTCATCAAGCTTCCAACTATGGATACCGTGAAAGCCCCAGTGGGTGCTACCTACAACACCAACGAAGACGGTAAGGAAATCCCGACTGAGATTCAATGGGCTAAGGAAACTTACGTTCTAGTCGGTGTGAAAGAGGGCGATAAGGAAACAGGAACGATTGTCAAAGGCAATATCGATGTGACCTATGTCTACAAGTTGAAGGTGGATACTCCTCCGACAACGGAAATTCCTGAGAAACCAGAATCAGGTGAGGGTGAATTGCCACCACAACCAGATGGTGAGAAACCAGGTAGCTATGTGCCATTCGTACCGAAAGATCCATCAAATCCAGATCCGAAAGATCCAAATCCAAACGTGCATATTCCAGAAGTGCCGTATGATGAGACTCCGACAGATCCAAGTGATGATCCGCGCTTGCCAGATGTTCCAGGTTACATCCCAGTTGATCCGAACGATCCAACAAATCCACTGCCAGAAGATCCAAATGGAGGCTATGTTCCACCAACGCCAACGGATCCGAAGAATCCAACCGCGATTCCATATGTGCCAGCAGGTAGCGTTACCGTTCATTATGTGAATGAAGACGGCGAAGTCATCAAGCTTCCAACTATGGATACCGTGAAAGCCCCAGTGGGTGCTACCTACAACACCAACGAAGACGGTAAGGAAATCCCGACTGAGATTCAATGGGCTAAGGAAACTTACGTTCTAGTCGGTGTGAAAGAGGGCGATAAGGAAACAGGAACGATTGTCAAAGGCAATATCGATGTGACCTATGTCTACAAGTTGAAGGTGGATACTCCGCCAACGACACCAGAAATGCCAGAGCAACCGAATCCAAAACCGCAGCCTGAGCCGCAACCAATGCCAAATCCAAATGGCTCTGAGGAACCTCAACGTCCGCAAGAACCAATCATTCCGGATAAATCTATCCCAGGTCAGCCAAATAACTCAAGTGTTACCCCAACTCCAGTTGTGTCTAAAGGAGATGCAACTCCAGCAACACTAGAGAAGGGTGAAGCCCCAGTTTATATGGCAAAAGCTGAAAACTTGCCAAATACAGGTGATGCAGCTGATCAAAGCGGATTGGTTTACGGTGCAGCAGCACTTGGATTAACAGCGCTTCTTGCAGCTATGAAGAAAAAATCAGAGCAAGAAGACTAATAGTTGTAACATGGCTTTTGATCAGTACTGAAAGTCTATGTGTATATAGATTTCGTGAATATCTATCATCGTAGGACTTCAGTAGAAATGAAAAACCAGTATCTTCGAAAGAAGATGCTGGTTTTTTAGGTTTACGAATAAAGAGAAAATGAAGTTTGTAAACGCTAATAGAGATGGAAGAAATGTTTTATGCAATCTTGAATTTGATATGAAAAAATGATATACTTGGAAAGTAAGAATTTAGGTGTATGAGACTGAGAAATCGTATTTAGTGAAGATAGAATGATGAAAAATCCAAATGAGGGGGTGGCAGTGGTCACCCTTTATTTTTTGAAAGGTATTCACTGACTGTACGATACCGTCTCATGATGCTTACGAATGAGTAGAAAATTTGATACAATAATGATGGGAAGTAGAACTCAATCAAGATTTCGAAGAAATGGATATTGGAATTTTTGCTTTCTCACTTTTAGTATCAGGTATTAATGGTCTATGGGGCTATTATACCTTCAAGTTGACTAGCGTTCATCATTAAGAATTGTGAGAGGCTGAAAGTAGGGCTAAAAAAGAACAATTCGCTAAATTTTGACGAATGTTGATTGTTCACCCTTTTACAAGCTAGATACGGCTGTGTCAAATTATTAAATTTATACGACTGAATGAGAGCAGGGACTTTTATCCCATCATATAAGATAAAAAGATTTCAATCCCTTGATAGGAAAGGATATATACATAATGGCTACGATTCAATGGTTTCCAGGGCACATGTCCAAAGCGAGACGGCAGGTGCAGGAAAATCTAAAATTTGTTGATTTTGTGACGATTCTGGTGGATGCAAGGTTACCTTTGTCCAGCCAAAATCCTATGTTGACCAAGATTGTGGGGGACAAGCCCAAATTGCTCATTTTAAACAAGGCGGATTTGGCAGATCCTGCTGCGACCAAGGAATGGCGGGCTTATTTTGAGTCAAAAGGCATTCCGACTTTGATGGTCAATTCCAAGGAGCAGTCCACGGTCAAGAAAGTCACAGAAGCAGCGAAAAAACTAATGCGGGAGAAAATCGAGCGTCAAAGAGAGCGAGGGATTCACATTGAGACCCTGCGGACCATGATTATCGGTATTCCAAATGCTGGAAAATCAACTCTCATGAACCGCTTGGCAGGCAAGAAAATTGCCGTTGTGGGCAACAAACCAGGTGTCACCAAGGGGCAGCAATGGCTCAAATCCAACAAAGACTTGGAAATCTTGGATACCCCAGGGATTTTATGGCCAAAATTTGAAGATGAAGCAGTGGCGCTAAAACTGGCTCTGACAGGTGCGATTAAGGATAATCTCTTGCCCATGGATGAGGTGACGATTTTTGGGTTGAATTATTTCAAACATCACTACCCAGAGGCGTTGAAAGAGCGTTTCAAGCAGATAAATCTGGAAGATGAAGCGCCTGAAATCATCATGGATATGACCAGAAAGCTCGGTTTCCGTGAAGATTATGACCGTTTTTATAGCTTATTTGTCAAGGAAGTGCGAGACGGCAAGCTAGGTCTTTATACGCTGGATACAGTCGAGGAAGCAGATGGCAACGATTAAGGAAATCAAGGAGCTACTAGCGACCATTACTGATAAAAATGACCCTCGCTTAGAAGAGCTAGCTGAGGACGCACGAGCAGGAGTGCAAACCTTGCTTCAGAAAAAAATCAAGGATTTTGAAGCCCAAGAAGCAGAAGATGCACGCCTTGAGCAAATGCTGACCTATGAAAAAGCCCTGTATGAACAAGGCTTAGAGCTGATTGCAGGAATTGATGAGGTCGGGCGTGGTCCCTTGGCAGGTCCAGTGGTCGCTGCTGCGGTTATTCTACCCAAAGGCTGCAAAATTCGCTATTTAAACGACTCCAAGAAAATTCCCAAAGCCAAGCACCAAGCTATTTATAATGAAGTAATGGAGCGAGCTGTGGCAGTTGGTATTGGAATCAAGGACAGCCAAGTGATTGATGAGGTCAATATCTATGAGGCGACAAAACTCGCCATGTTAGACGCCGTAGAGTCCTTATCTGAAACACCGCAATACTTGCTGATTGATGCCATGACCTTGGATACGGCACTTCCTCAGACTTCCATTATCAAAGGCGATGCGAATAGCCTGTCTATTGCAGCAGCAAGCATTGTCGCCAAGGTCACACGGGATCAGATGATGGCAGCGTTTGATAAGGAGTATCAAGGTTATGATTTTGCAAACAATGCAGGCTATGGGACTGCCAAGCACTTGGAGGGTTTGCGAACAAAGGGGATCACACCGATTCACAGAAAGAGCTTTGAACCTATCAAA
This window contains:
- a CDS encoding MucBP domain-containing protein, which codes for MEKKNKYSIRKFKVGVGSVLIGFALAGGVMTPVYAAETGDASTTTTKEIPNDHDTYETAAVKDYLITENVDQEYGQGDTSEPNANRRVTIEVGTKPVVEDKVVDGKDVTATTNYMVRYPLLNAETPSNANNDVVEATEAAKTDNYKELVIPYEEVTVKNYTGPQDALILQGFGEEGKLDLNKFLEPISNDWNKNTVDTKRAVEFRFTDDAGNTTYFRVFPGADGSIRPDDLIYRDASSNTFTDTIAFPINSAIGKAYTSVPGTTDFWAHRKRLDNDLTVGLYKYFTKVLNPLENPDFPEDRSMDNQLYFYNGEKGKDMKLDVSYRYYYSAEKPNFSNGAPNTGVWGGANYDPSKPNIWETIGSITLKPHIKYLTTNGQYSSEPTPYIPISSKYWYRNLYSIDISSKTRTEGEYTINTTYKYDPETGEVSVLNEEKIKTSELPTNPNTTIFNAEMIGLSLPKFNQAEGATEPEKGGISISENPLLKLVSDANFNVNKAYLVELYKKIYGASSETDKDRIAAALLTYRDLNLVRRPGDMDDPTHLYGNNNLPYRTDVRNQIQRELASYLENAQAARSAVLVPNVRVRHWIRNKSDDGSTLIREEEKGPITRLDEYYTKGASELLEQGYRYIRAEHTDQQYIYKLKQENLYFDEWEKIRFNRVRYEITATETMGTVAPPFFAASGYPGSGFTVDYGFFPFVEAVSDERAEEVRNDPNSEYRVYDRARHVRTIDVYYDEVPTVTKTEEKGQVFVHYVDENGKTIKADKVYDEVVVNHITTTTYPKREKEVVTTPTNEQYDVEPDKDATITFENFEYTFKEVKDNVALSDTVPVGETHITYIYKVVPQIEEKEVVGSVSVSYRTVGGTLIKPKASVIDDTVIFREKTIKTPTSTSKETERNTVSYTTTAKDMEEVDGVTYQLVGIAPNSAPVTGTVKENEQEVIYLYAPVQEEVIKTETKGSVIVRYVDMDTDVEIHNRDTVVTDGLVSTETRTIKRYADKDGLFQVLSDDTVTTPTGATYDSSSKRLPTIDANGGTYYFVEVDKSETGDLQEGLTVITYKYRKPKVGMQDVTGQVTVHYVISGTTTVLKDPVETMKNTVVKSTTTTTRPDGTSTSTDVNYEVAYNTVPLAPAILTKDNVEYALVVVPNNSTGTVVEGNTDVTYEYLPRIVNEKHEEVKGSVVVHYVDEAGTQLQPNNKLVTDVVVKTKDTTIYRDQEEPVVKETNYDSPYTAHREEILSYNGKTYELVRVSMSNTVGEVDVVPSDAHIGGETGSVVEGVTDVIYVYREKQPEQPTPIPVPESESAKAPGSVLVTYVDETGKEIKASVYDEKNQPADSDYDTKVDNRPTKLLSDSGEIYELVPAGTYQVGTVDNDGHLVGTDSVTGMIVAGKTMMVTYVYKLKVDTPPTTEIPEQPESGEGELPPQPDGEKPGSYVPFVPNDPSNPDPKNPNPNMHIPEVPYDETPEDPSDDPRLPDVPGYIPVDPNDPTNPLPEDPNGGYVPPTPTDPKNPTAIPYVPAGSVTVHYVNEEGEVIKLPTMDTVKAPVGATYNTNEDGKEIPTEIKLAKETYVLVGVKDGDKETGTIVKGNIDVTYVYKLKVDTPPTTEIPEQPESGEGELPPQPDGEKPGSYVPFVPNDPSNPDPKNPNPNVHIPEVPYDETPEDPSDDPRLPDVPGYIPVDPNDPTNPLPEDPNGGYVPPTPTDPKNPTAIPYVPAGSVTVHYVNEEGEVIKLPTMDTVKAPVGASYNTNEDGKEIPTEIKLAKETYVLVGVKDGDKETGTIVKGNIDVTYVYKLKVDTPPTTEIPEKPESGEGELPPQPDGEKPGSYVPFVPNDPSNPDPKDPNPNVHIPEVPYDETPTDPSDDPRLPDVPGYIPVDPSDPTTPLPEDPNGGYIPPTPTDPKNPTAIPYVPAGSVTVHYVNEDGEVIKLPTMDTVKAPVGASYNTNEDGKEIPTEIKLAKETYVLVGVKEGDKETGTIVKGNIDVTYVYKLKVDTPPTTEIPEKPESGEGELPPQPDGEKPGSYVPFVPKDPSNPDPKDPNPNVHIPEVPYDETPTDPSDDPRLPDVPGYIPVDPNDPTNPLPEDPNGGYVPPTPTDPKNPTAIPYVPAGSVTVHYVNEDGEVIKLPTMDTVKAPVGATYNTNEDGKEIPTEIQWAKETYVLVGVKEGDKETGTIVKGNIDVTYVYKLKVDTPPTTEIPEKPESGEGELPPQPDGEKPGSYVPFVPKDPSNPDPKDPNPNVHIPEVPYDETPTDPSDDPRLPDVPGYIPVDPNDPTNPLPEDPNGGYVPPTPTDPKNPTAIPYVPAGSVTVHYVNEDGEVIKLPTMDTVKAPVGATYNTNEDGKEIPTEIQWAKETYVLVGVKEGDKETGTIVKGNIDVTYVYKLKVDTPPTTPEMPEQPNPKPQPEPQPMPNPNGSEEPQRPQEPIIPDKSIPGQPNNSSVTPTPVVSKGDATPATLEKGEAPVYMAKAENLPNTGDAADQSGLVYGAAALGLTALLAAMKKKSEQED
- the ylqF gene encoding ribosome biogenesis GTPase YlqF — protein: MATIQWFPGHMSKARRQVQENLKFVDFVTILVDARLPLSSQNPMLTKIVGDKPKLLILNKADLADPAATKEWRAYFESKGIPTLMVNSKEQSTVKKVTEAAKKLMREKIERQRERGIHIETLRTMIIGIPNAGKSTLMNRLAGKKIAVVGNKPGVTKGQQWLKSNKDLEILDTPGILWPKFEDEAVALKLALTGAIKDNLLPMDEVTIFGLNYFKHHYPEALKERFKQINLEDEAPEIIMDMTRKLGFREDYDRFYSLFVKEVRDGKLGLYTLDTVEEADGND
- a CDS encoding ribonuclease HII, translated to MATIKEIKELLATITDKNDPRLEELAEDARAGVQTLLQKKIKDFEAQEAEDARLEQMLTYEKALYEQGLELIAGIDEVGRGPLAGPVVAAAVILPKGCKIRYLNDSKKIPKAKHQAIYNEVMERAVAVGIGIKDSQVIDEVNIYEATKLAMLDAVESLSETPQYLLIDAMTLDTALPQTSIIKGDANSLSIAAASIVAKVTRDQMMAAFDKEYQGYDFANNAGYGTAKHLEGLRTKGITPIHRKSFEPIKSMLE